DNA from Fusobacterium sp. IOR10:
AACTTCGAGACTAGGAGTTTGATAGGTTGGAAGTGTAAGTGAAGCAATTTATTTAGCAGACCAATACTAATAAGTCGGAATCTTAATCAAATATTAAATTATATTTTACTATGTAGTATCAAGTGTTCAAGAAATACAAATAAATAATGATTGGCAAGAATAGCTATGAGGGTACACCTAGTAACATACCGAACCTAGAAGTTAAGCTCATAAACGCTGAAAGTACTTGGGGGGCAGCCCTCTGGGAGGATAAGTACTTGCCAATCTTTTTTTTATTTTTTGGAAAAATATTTAGATTATGTTATAATCTGTTCAATGGAAGCTATCTAAAAATATTTGTAGTATAAGGAAAAATGATGGAAAAAAATAAGAATATTTATCAGCAACAAAAAATAATAGAAGAAAATATAGCAAAGGTTCTAAAGGAAAAAAATAAAAAAAAAGTTGTTAAAAGAAGAAAAAGAGTTTTAATAGGAATATTAGGTATAATAATGATACTAGGAATTTTAAATATTTTTAGTATATCCTATTATAGAAACGGTATTTTAAATAAAAGTAAATATTGTCTCTATTTAAGCATAGGATTATTTTGTTATTGTTTACTAAGCGGTAAGGATTATAGAATATTAAAAAATAAATATATAGTATATTTTCTATATTTTATTTCTATTTCAATTTTGTCTTTTTTAGCTGTGGGAAATAAACTCTTTCCAAGCATAGTTAGAGAAATAAACGGTGCAACAGGTTGGATTGTAGTAGGCACCTTTGGAACCATACAACCTGCAGAACTTTTAAAGGTAGTTTTTATAGTTCTACTAGCTAGACTGTTTTCAAAATGTGAGGAAGAAAATAAAAGTGTATTTGAAACATTTACATCTTCAGCTTTTATTTTAATGGTTTTTTCATTTTTAATATTCTTTGAAAATGATTTGGGAACAATAATCCATTACATTTGTATTTATATCTTTATGTTTTTCTTCACTAAAATATCAAAGAAAAAAATATTAGAAATATTAATGCCAGCAATTGTTTTAGGAATAACTGTTTTAACATTTATTTATAGAGGAGATTCACCAAATTATAAATTAGTGAGAATAAGGATGTTCTTACAAGGAATACTTAGAGATAATTACTTGGGAAATCTTAATGAAGGATATCAGGTTGCCCAATCTTTACTTGCCTTTGGAAACGGAGGTATTTTAGGGAGAAGTTATGGTAGTGGAGTTCAAAAATATAATTATTTGCCTGAAATACACACTGATTTTATAATGGCTCTATTTGGAGAAGAATTAGGTTTTATTGGGGTAGTATTTGTAATATTCTTATTTTTCTTATTATATAATTTAATATTAGAAATAGGATTAGATTCTAAAGATATTTTCGGTAAATACTTAGCAGTAGGTATAGGTGGTTTTATAATAACTCAATTTTTAATCAATTTTTTTGTAGTTTTAGGCTTACTACCAGTTTTTGGTATTCCCATGCCTTTGTTCAGCTATGGAGGAAGTTCAATAATTACCATTATGGTTGCAATGGGAATTATTGCTAGCATAAACAATGTGTCCATGTTTGACAAAAAATAAAATAAAATGTATAATACTTTAGATTTATAGATGTAATAAATTACAACTAATATGTTATAATATAGGAGATAAAAATGGAAATGAAAGATATAGTTACAAAGGTAAATTATTTTGCAAATCTGTCAAAAAAAAGAACTTTAACTAAAGAAGAATTATTAGAAAGAGATAAATACAGAAAGCTTTATATTGAAAAATTTAGAGCTCAAGTTAAAGGTCATTTGGACAGAATAGAAATAGTAGATGATAAAGGGAACTTAAATTAAGGGGGAGTTTAATGAGTTGTGGAGTTACAGTAAGAGAATTGTATAGAAAAGAAAAAGAATTATTGGGGAAAGAGGTTGAAATTTCTGGATGGGTAAGAAAAATAAGAGCTCAAAAAAACTTTGGGTTTATAGAAATAAATGATGGAAGTTTTTTTAAAGGAATTCAAATTGTTTATGATACAAGTTTAGAAAATTTTGAAGAAATTTCTCATTTATCAATTTCTTCTTCTGTATTTGTAAAAGGAATGTATAAAGAATCACAAGGAAAAGGGCAAGCAGCAGAAATAATTGCCACTGAAGTGAAAATAGAACAAAAAGCAGACTTGGATTATCCACTTCAAAATAAAAGACATTCATTTGAATATCTAAGAGAGATAGCACATTTAAGACCAAGAACAAATACTTTTTCTGCTGTATTTAGAGTAAGATCAGTATTAGCTTATGCTATTCATAAATTTTTTCAAGACAAAAATTTTGTGTATGTTCATACTCCAATTATAACTTCTTCAGATACTGAAGGGGCAGGAGAAATGTTTAGAGTTACAACTTTGGATATGGAAAATTTGCCTAAGAATGAAGATGGAACAGTTAATAATTCAAAAGATTTTTTTGGTAAAGCAACTAACTTAACAGTAAGTGGACAACTTAGTGTTGAGACATATTGTTCTGCTTTTAGAAATGTTTATACTTTTGGACCTACATTTAGAGCAGAAAATTCAAATACTTCAAGACATGCTTCTGAATTTTGGATGATAGAACCAGAAATGGCATTTGCTGACTTAACAGTAAATATGGATGTTGCTGAAGAAATGGTTAAATATATAATTAAATATGTTATGGAAAATTGTCCAGAAGAAATAGAATTTTTCAATAAATTTATAGAAAAGGGATTAACTGAAAAATTAAATAATATTCTAAATAATGATTTTGCAAGATTAACATATACAGAAGCTATAGATATATTAATAAATTCAAAACATAAATTTGATTATAAAGTTGAATGGGGAATAGATTTACAAAGTGAACATGAAAGATTTTTAGCTGAAAATCATTTTGGAAAACCTGTATTTTTAACAAATTATCCAAAGGAAATTAAAGCTTTCTATATGAAATTAAATGAAGATGGTAAAACCGTTAGAGCTATGGATTTATTAGCTCCAGGAATTGGAGAAATAATAGGTGGATCTCAAAGAGAAGATAAACTAGAAATATTAGAAGGAAAAATGAATGAATTAGGATTAGATAAAGATGAATATAAATTCTATACTGATTTAAGAAAATATGGAAGTTTCCCTCATTCAGGTTATGGATTAGGTTTTGAAAGAATGATGATGTATATTACAGGAATCACTAATATTCGTGACGTAATACCATTCCCAAGAACACCAGGAAATGCAGCATTTTAAACAAATTTAATTGAATAAAAATAAAGAAAGGAGATAAAAAAATGATTATTAGTCTTTTTGTGACAGTAGTATTTTTATGTCTTCTTTTTTACTTTATAACTTATCCTTATAAATTTAAATTTGCAAGAAAATTAAAAAGAGTATTGTCATATGAGGAAGTTCAATATAATAAGGAAACAGAGTTAGATTTAACCAGTTTAAGTAAAGAAGAAGTTTATGATAATTTTAACATTCAAAGAAAAAGTATAAAAAGTGTTCATGTTAAGGAAATGATGAAAGTTATTATTGTAACTCCAAAGAACGTAGAACTTAAAGAAATTCCTTGTTTAATTTTACTCCACGGTATTAGAGACTCAAGTGAAGATTGGTTGGAGAGAGGGAAATTATTAGAAAATTATTTAATCTTAAAAAAAAGTAATAGTATAAATGATATGATGTTTATCTTACCTGATTCAGGATATGCTGGAGAAAGTTGGTATACCAACTTTTATGAGGATAGCAATTTTAAATATGAAGATTATATAATGGATGAACTGTACAATGAAGTTAAAAAAATCACTCCAAATGGGAAATTAGGTATAGCAGGTTTTTCAATGGGTGGTTATGCAGCTTATAAAATAGGACTGAAAAACATTGGAAAATTTAATGTTATTGGAAGTTTTTCAGGGGCAGTAAGTCTAATTAGGATGAGCGTAAATAGAAGGGTCATGAGAATAATGAAATATATTTATATTCCAAGATTTTTATTTAACGATTTGGATAAAACAAATTTTATACGAATTTTTAGTCCTTGGGGTTGGAGAATATTAAAACAAGATCCATATAGTATAATTAAAGTGATGGATAAGGAAGAATTCAATGGAAAGAATTTTTATTTAAGTGTAGGTGCAGAGGATAAGAAACCTTATTTGATGCTTCAACAATGGATTGATATAGTTGGAAGATTAAAAAAATATAATATAAATTTCAAAGGCTATATTTATAAAAATGAGTATCATACTTGGGAGTTTATTTCAAAGGATATTTATTGTTTTTTAAAATATTTTAATAAAACAATAAATAAAATTGACTAGAAGACGGAAGATATGATATGCTCAAAGAAAGAATTGACTTATAAGTCAAGGGGTGTGTGTTTGTTGAAAAGATTAATCTTAATTATAATTGTAGTTCTAATGACCTCTTGTTCAGGAATACACTATTATAACAGTTACGAATTTGAGAAGAATTTTAAAATTTCTGAGAAAATGTTCAATAGAACCTTAGAAGGAAAAGTTACTAAGAAAAAGTTGAAAAAATTAAAAAAACATTTTGTTGTTTTAAACAGACAATTGTATGAGGAAAATGATAATTATATTAGAATAAATAAAGAAATAGTTGAAAATTACAGTGGCAAAATTAACCACTATATTATGTTGATAAAGGATTTAGAAGATTAAAAGTGAGGGAAAATGAATATATTAATGGCATTATCTCAATTGGAAGTTACAGGGGCTGAAGTTTATGCAGTAACCCTTAGTAATGAATTAATAAAAAGAAAAAATAAAGTTATTATAGTATCAGACACATTAACAAAAAAAACCAGTGCTGAATATTTTGAAATTCAATTTAATAAGAGAAGTTTATTTCAAAGATTGGGTCACGTTAGAAAATTATTAAAAATTATAAAAGAAAATGATATTCAAGTTGTTCATGCTCATTCTAGAGCCTCAGCTTGGAGTTCAGCATTAGCTTGTAAAATAGCAAGAATTCCTCTAATAACAACTACCCATGGGAAACAACCTGTTCATCTAAGTAGAAAATTAATTAAATGTTTTGGTGATTATGGAATAGCAGTTTGTGAAAATATTAAGCATCAACTAATTACTGAATTAGGAGTTGATAATTCCAAAATAGAGGTGTTGAGAAACCCAGTTGATTGTAACGAATATCTTTTTGAAGTTGAAAATAAATGTAATGAAAAAATAGTAGTTTCAATAATTGGAAGATTGTCAGGACCAAAGGGAGATGTGTGCTACGATATTTTAGAGGAAATATCAGATAGAAAAGATTTAGTTGTTAGAGTTATTGGAGGAAAAGAAGTTCCTAAAAGATTTGAGAAATTTAAAAATAAAGTTGAATTTATGGGATATATAAATAATGTTTATGAGGAAATATGTAAGTCATCAATAGTTATAGGAGCTGGTAGGGTTGCAGTGGAAGCTATTTTATCAGGTAAGCCAGTTATAGCAGTTGGAGAAAATGAATATTTAGGATCAATAGGAACAAGTAACATAGACTATGGATTAAAAAGCAACTTTGGTGATATTAATTTAAATGAAAATTTAGCTAGTAAAGTTGAAATAAGAGGAATATCTCAAGATATTAATAATGCAATTAAAAAATCCCATGGAAATCTTTTGGAATTAAGAAAAAAGGTAGAGAAGAATTTTTCCTTAGAAAAAATAGTTGATAGAATAGAAAAAATATATTCAAAACAATATGTTTTAAAAAACAAATATGAAATTCCAATTATAATGTATCATAGAGTTATAAAAGGAGATGAGGAAGAGAAAGGGGTTCATGGAACCTACATAGAAGAGAAAATCTTTAGACAGCATATGCAGTACCTAAAGGATAAAGGTTATGAAACAGTGACCTTTGAAGATTTAAAGGATAATAATTATAAAAAAAGATTCAATAAAGACAAAAAATTAATAGTATTAACCTTTGATGATGGGTATAAGGATAACTATGAAATAGCCTTTCCAATTCTTAAAGAATTTGGATTTAAGGGAGTAATATATTTATTAGGAGAGTTGAAATACAATAAATGGGATGCTGAAAATAATTTTAATCCAGAAAAAGTTTTTCATCTAATGAGTGATGAAGAAATACTAGAGATGCAAAATTACGGAATGGAATTTGGTGGGCATTCTATGACACATTCTAAAATGGGAAATTTAAAGCCTGAAATAGCAAAAAAAGAAATTATTGATTCTAAAGAAATATTAGAAAAAAAATTAGGGAAAAAATTAACTAGTTTCGCTTATCCCTATGGGCATAGAAGCAAAATAGTTAAAGAACTTGTAAAGGAAGCTGGATATGAGTTTGCAGTGACAACAGATAATGGAGACATTTCTTTTCAAGAAGACTTATTTGACATAAGAAGAATAGCGATTTTTCCAACTAATGGAAAATTTAGTTTTAAAAGAAAAGTAACAGGAAAATATAATTTTATAAAAATAAAAAGAGAAGAGAAACATATGAATAAATAAATTATTAACTGGGAGGTAATTATGAAAAAAATAGCTTTTTTTCCCATGATAGCATTAGTATCACAAATTACTTTAGCATCTAGTGTTGGAATTGGTTATGGAGTTACAAGTGAATTTTTTAAAGGTGATGATAAAAGTCATGTACTGCCATTTTTGAATTATGAATATGACAATTATTTTATAGATTCTACAACAGCTAATACGTTACACATAGGGTATAGGTTAATGGAAGATGATGTGTACGCATTTTCTTTATATGCAGTTCCCTTTGGAGGATATAAAATTGATGGAAGTGATTTAGATTCTAAATATAAAGGAATTGATGACAGAGATTATCAATTTATGCTAGGAAGTGAATTTAAATATTACAATGGACTTCATGATGTTGAGACAATTTTAAATGCAGAAATAGGCCAAGAGGGAGGAAAATTATCCCTTAGAATTCAAAAACCTTATGTAATTAATGAAAATTTAATAATAAAACCTTCTTTTAATTTTAACTATTATAATTCAAGTTTTATTGATTATTATTTTGGTATAGACTCTGGAGAAGCCAGTACAAGTACTTCCTTAAATGAGTATAATGGGGAAAGTGGCTATTCACTAGGAATTGGGGTTACAAGTTCTTATAGATTAACAGATGCTTTTTCATTGCTTGGATTTTTAGGTGCAATGAAATTTTCAAGTGAAATAAAAAATTCTCCCATTGTTAGTAATAGTTTGATTTATTTAGGTGGAGTTGGAATTGTATATACTTTTTAAAAAAGCTTGACTTTTTGAACAAATAATAATAAAATATAAACTGAAATACCATCAAGAGAGACGGAGGGATTGGCCCGTAGATGTCTCAGCAACCTACATTTATTGTGTGGTGCTAATTCCAAAGAGATGGGACAATGTAGATATTATGTCCTTTCCTATGGAAAGGACTTTTTATTTTGAATTTAATTTGTGATAACTAAGTAAATATAATATATAAGTATATATATTTTAAGGAGGAATTAATGGAAGATTTAATTTATTTTACTTCAGAATGCGTTTCCCCAGGACATCCAGATAAAGTATCTGATCAAATTTCAGATGCAGTTTTAGATGCATGTTTAAAGGATGATCCAGAATCAAGAGTAGCATGTGAGGTTTTTTGTACAACAGGACAAGTAATAGTTGGAGGAGAAATTACCACTAAAACTTTTGTAAATATTCAAGATGTAGTTAGAGATAAAATAAGAGAAATAGGATATAAAACAGGTATGGGATTTGATAGTGATTGTGGGGTATTTAATTCAATACACGCTCAATCATCAGACATTGCCATGGGTGTAGATAGAGGAGGAGCAGGAGACCAAGGTATTATGTTTGGGGGAGCTGTAAAAGAAACCCCAGAACTTATGCCTCTTGCTTTAGTATTAGCAAGGGAAATATTAAGAGTTTATGTGGATTTAAAGGATAATGGAGTTTTGACTTGGGCTAGACCAGATGCAAAATCTCAAGTAACATTAGCCTATGACAGGGAAGAAAACATTAAATTTATTGAAGCTATAGTTGTTTCAGCTCAACACAATCCAGACGTAACTCAAGAACAAATCCACGAGGATTTAAAAGAATTAGTAATTAAACCTGTAATTAAAAAATATAACATGAAGTTTGAAGATATAAAGAAAATATTTATCAATCCCACAGGACAATTTATAATCGGCGGTCCAAATGGAGACACAGGACTTACAGGCAGAAAAATTATAGTTGATACCTATGGTGGATATTTTAGACATGGGGGAGGAGCTTTTTCTGGAAAAGACCCTTCAAAAGTTGACAGATCAGGGGCTTACGCTGCTAGATGGGTTGCTAAAAATATAGTTGCAGCTGGATTAGCTTACAAATGTGAGGTTCAACTATCTTATGCAATAGGAGTAATAGAACCAATTTCAATAAAAGTAGATACATTTGGTACAGGTAAAGTTGATGAAGTGAAATTATCAAGAGTAGTTAAAAAAATATTTGATTTAACACCAAGAGGAATAGAAAAAGAGTTGAAATTAAGAAGTGGTGAATTTAGATATCAAGATCTTGCAGCTTTTGGTCATATTGGAAGAACAGATATTGATCTTCCATGGGAAAAATTAGATAAAGTTGAAGAATTAAAAAGCTATTTTGGCTTATAATTCTAGGACGGAAATCTGTTTAAAAGCCTATGATTTGCTTAGGAAAAATCCAAAGAATGATTGATTTTTTTGAATTTATATGGTATAATTTCTTGGTAAAGTATATTGTTTAGAGGAGAGTGGGGAAACCCACTCTTTATTTATGGTAAGGATTAGGAAGAGAGGTGAGTTGTTTTTGGAAAAAGAAGATAAATTGAAAGTTATAGAAAAAATTGAGAAGATAATAGATCCAACTCTAAAAGAATTTGGTCTGGAATTAGTTGATGTGGAGTATCTTCAAGATGGAGGATATTGGTATGTAAGGATATACATAGAATATTTAGATAAGGAGATATCATTGGGAGATTGTGCTAAAGTGAGCTCAGCAGTTGGTGATGATATAGATAAAATTATCGATAAAAAATTCTTTTTAGAAATTTCCTCACCTGGAATAGAAAGACCTTTAAAAAAACCAGAAGATTTCATTAGATTTCAAGGGTCAAAAATAAAAGTAAGTTTAAAGCATAAGTTAAATGATAAAAAGAATTTTGAAGGTGTACTAACAAAATTTGAAAATAATATTGTATTTCTTCAAACAGAGGATGAAATGCAAATACCATTTAAAGAGATTAGAAAATCTAATCTAGTCTATGATTTTAAAGATATTTAAAGTCTAGGCTTCAGGAGGAGAAAATGAAAGGTAAAGACGGAAAAAAATTTCTAGCAGCATTGGAAGAGTTGGAGAAATCAAAGGGGTTAAGCCAAGAAAGTTTATTAGAAACAGTTGAGCAAGCCCTTTTAGCAGCTTATAAAAAACATTTTGGAGAAGAAGAAAATGTCAAAGTTGAGATAAACAGAACAACAGGAGAAATTAAAGTTTATGAATTAAAAACAATTGTTGATGATGTTTATGATGCAGCTTTAGAAATTTCTTTAGAAGATGCTAAAGAATACAAGAAAAGAATTAAAATTGGAGACGAAATAAAAATAGAAGTTAACTGTGAAGAGTTCAGAAGAAATGCAATTCAAAACGGTAAACAAATAGTTATCCAAA
Protein-coding regions in this window:
- a CDS encoding polysaccharide deacetylase family protein; this translates as MNILMALSQLEVTGAEVYAVTLSNELIKRKNKVIIVSDTLTKKTSAEYFEIQFNKRSLFQRLGHVRKLLKIIKENDIQVVHAHSRASAWSSALACKIARIPLITTTHGKQPVHLSRKLIKCFGDYGIAVCENIKHQLITELGVDNSKIEVLRNPVDCNEYLFEVENKCNEKIVVSIIGRLSGPKGDVCYDILEEISDRKDLVVRVIGGKEVPKRFEKFKNKVEFMGYINNVYEEICKSSIVIGAGRVAVEAILSGKPVIAVGENEYLGSIGTSNIDYGLKSNFGDINLNENLASKVEIRGISQDINNAIKKSHGNLLELRKKVEKNFSLEKIVDRIEKIYSKQYVLKNKYEIPIIMYHRVIKGDEEEKGVHGTYIEEKIFRQHMQYLKDKGYETVTFEDLKDNNYKKRFNKDKKLIVLTFDDGYKDNYEIAFPILKEFGFKGVIYLLGELKYNKWDAENNFNPEKVFHLMSDEEILEMQNYGMEFGGHSMTHSKMGNLKPEIAKKEIIDSKEILEKKLGKKLTSFAYPYGHRSKIVKELVKEAGYEFAVTTDNGDISFQEDLFDIRRIAIFPTNGKFSFKRKVTGKYNFIKIKREEKHMNK
- the metK gene encoding methionine adenosyltransferase — translated: MEDLIYFTSECVSPGHPDKVSDQISDAVLDACLKDDPESRVACEVFCTTGQVIVGGEITTKTFVNIQDVVRDKIREIGYKTGMGFDSDCGVFNSIHAQSSDIAMGVDRGGAGDQGIMFGGAVKETPELMPLALVLAREILRVYVDLKDNGVLTWARPDAKSQVTLAYDREENIKFIEAIVVSAQHNPDVTQEQIHEDLKELVIKPVIKKYNMKFEDIKKIFINPTGQFIIGGPNGDTGLTGRKIIVDTYGGYFRHGGGAFSGKDPSKVDRSGAYAARWVAKNIVAAGLAYKCEVQLSYAIGVIEPISIKVDTFGTGKVDEVKLSRVVKKIFDLTPRGIEKELKLRSGEFRYQDLAAFGHIGRTDIDLPWEKLDKVEELKSYFGL
- the rimP gene encoding ribosome maturation factor RimP; its protein translation is MVRIRKRGELFLEKEDKLKVIEKIEKIIDPTLKEFGLELVDVEYLQDGGYWYVRIYIEYLDKEISLGDCAKVSSAVGDDIDKIIDKKFFLEISSPGIERPLKKPEDFIRFQGSKIKVSLKHKLNDKKNFEGVLTKFENNIVFLQTEDEMQIPFKEIRKSNLVYDFKDI
- a CDS encoding MipA/OmpV family protein, whose translation is MKKIAFFPMIALVSQITLASSVGIGYGVTSEFFKGDDKSHVLPFLNYEYDNYFIDSTTANTLHIGYRLMEDDVYAFSLYAVPFGGYKIDGSDLDSKYKGIDDRDYQFMLGSEFKYYNGLHDVETILNAEIGQEGGKLSLRIQKPYVINENLIIKPSFNFNYYNSSFIDYYFGIDSGEASTSTSLNEYNGESGYSLGIGVTSSYRLTDAFSLLGFLGAMKFSSEIKNSPIVSNSLIYLGGVGIVYTF
- the asnS gene encoding asparagine--tRNA ligase; translated protein: MSCGVTVRELYRKEKELLGKEVEISGWVRKIRAQKNFGFIEINDGSFFKGIQIVYDTSLENFEEISHLSISSSVFVKGMYKESQGKGQAAEIIATEVKIEQKADLDYPLQNKRHSFEYLREIAHLRPRTNTFSAVFRVRSVLAYAIHKFFQDKNFVYVHTPIITSSDTEGAGEMFRVTTLDMENLPKNEDGTVNNSKDFFGKATNLTVSGQLSVETYCSAFRNVYTFGPTFRAENSNTSRHASEFWMIEPEMAFADLTVNMDVAEEMVKYIIKYVMENCPEEIEFFNKFIEKGLTEKLNNILNNDFARLTYTEAIDILINSKHKFDYKVEWGIDLQSEHERFLAENHFGKPVFLTNYPKEIKAFYMKLNEDGKTVRAMDLLAPGIGEIIGGSQREDKLEILEGKMNELGLDKDEYKFYTDLRKYGSFPHSGYGLGFERMMMYITGITNIRDVIPFPRTPGNAAF
- a CDS encoding FtsW/RodA/SpoVE family cell cycle protein, whose translation is MEKNKNIYQQQKIIEENIAKVLKEKNKKKVVKRRKRVLIGILGIIMILGILNIFSISYYRNGILNKSKYCLYLSIGLFCYCLLSGKDYRILKNKYIVYFLYFISISILSFLAVGNKLFPSIVREINGATGWIVVGTFGTIQPAELLKVVFIVLLARLFSKCEEENKSVFETFTSSAFILMVFSFLIFFENDLGTIIHYICIYIFMFFFTKISKKKILEILMPAIVLGITVLTFIYRGDSPNYKLVRIRMFLQGILRDNYLGNLNEGYQVAQSLLAFGNGGILGRSYGSGVQKYNYLPEIHTDFIMALFGEELGFIGVVFVIFLFFLLYNLILEIGLDSKDIFGKYLAVGIGGFIITQFLINFFVVLGLLPVFGIPMPLFSYGGSSIITIMVAMGIIASINNVSMFDKK
- a CDS encoding alpha/beta hydrolase family protein yields the protein MIISLFVTVVFLCLLFYFITYPYKFKFARKLKRVLSYEEVQYNKETELDLTSLSKEEVYDNFNIQRKSIKSVHVKEMMKVIIVTPKNVELKEIPCLILLHGIRDSSEDWLERGKLLENYLILKKSNSINDMMFILPDSGYAGESWYTNFYEDSNFKYEDYIMDELYNEVKKITPNGKLGIAGFSMGGYAAYKIGLKNIGKFNVIGSFSGAVSLIRMSVNRRVMRIMKYIYIPRFLFNDLDKTNFIRIFSPWGWRILKQDPYSIIKVMDKEEFNGKNFYLSVGAEDKKPYLMLQQWIDIVGRLKKYNINFKGYIYKNEYHTWEFISKDIYCFLKYFNKTINKID
- a CDS encoding DUF896 domain-containing protein; translation: MEMKDIVTKVNYFANLSKKRTLTKEELLERDKYRKLYIEKFRAQVKGHLDRIEIVDDKGNLN